DNA sequence from the Malus domestica chromosome 06, GDT2T_hap1 genome:
gaataaataaatttatCAATAAGAGATGGACGGCAAGAAGTGTCCAGCTCTACAAACCCACTTCAGGTTTTATACAGAAAACTTATTGTACATGTGACCAAAACGCGCGTTTCACAGGCAACCTTGTAGGATGATAATTTTATATCTCTCCGTCTAAACTTTACAATGATGTTTAACTAGGCTGCCGACGGTGTGAATTCTGCACCAGGGCAAGAATAAATACTGTGTCAATACAATAATATACAACTGCTTATACGCGTATTTCTTCACGAAGCGGATTTATAAAAGAAATTATGAGTAGTATCTACGGTCAAGTTGTTCAATGTAGAGGTGGACAGGTTCAGTTCGGTGGGACTagaaccaaaaccaaaatcaaaattttgtttggTACGGTTCGATTTGGTTTATAGGCATGTACCAAATTATACCAAATAGATTGGTACAGGTTCAATTTCGATTCAATTCAGTATGTGGTTTGATTTGGGCTAAACATACAGGCCCATTACAATTTTTTGGGTCATGAGGGCTATGTTGCATTTTGTTTTCAGATGTTCAACCTAATGTTTTTGGTCCAAAACAATGTTTTAGCCTTTTAGGCATGCAATtccattttaaaaattataataattttaacagtttaatcaaatttcaataaccCAGATTACGagatttggtggattaggacTAATGGATATGGGGAGGATCCATGTCCATTTTTTTATGGACCTACTCAGAGCTTTATTTTTCATGCAAGTAAAATACATTTTCAAACAAGTTTAAGCCTAACGAAATGGGGTtttggtcaaaaaaaaaaaaaaacaatggaaaATAGGTAGGTGATGAAACTCGCGACTGCTTTATTATATAACTAATTATTCTTAAATACATcaaaagcagttttttttttttttcaaacacaacaataccaaactgaCCTTAAGTCCGACAAAATATTTGGTGATCGCAAATTTCAAGGAACATTGATCCCTTTGTAAGATTGATACAAACGGGATTTGGCTTGAGCAGGTTAAACTGAGATAGAAAGATCCAAATAATCACCAAAAATGCAAATTACATTCAGACTGCGAACTGATTCAGCATTTGGCTCTTTCTTAAGAACCACCATGAAAAGCCCAACAAGCATCAAGAGAAAATCCATAAACAAATTCATCAAACCATCAAAGCCTAAGATAGCTTTTGGAAAAGCACTTTAGGATTCAGCCTTTGGGCAACTTATTTTATatgtcaagttgtcaacatCTTCTTCTACTATCTCAACTCATCCATGCATATTTTACTTCTGTAACTCTTGAGTTCAACTTTTGAATGATATTCAGGTAGGTGTCCCAAGGTGAAGAAATCTGCACCGTGAATGCAACGTCAATATAACATTTAACGAAATGAAAAAAATGGATTCCTGAATCCCGATGTTAAAAAACAGAAACATACGTGTATTCCTTGTGCAAATATATTAACTTAAAAAGCGTACATGACAGACGTAGATATACGAGTAGTACCTGAGATTAAGGTATTTAATGAGATGAGCTCAAGACTACTAATAGCTCACTTCCTCTTCTTGTATCTCAGTTGTTGAGCCCAGCGGTGAGCTTCCATTGATTTGCTCCGGTGCACCTCCAGATTCAGCTATCTTTGTTATCCTCTGCAACTCATCGGTCCCTTGCGATGGGCCATCGGTCACTTCTGATGGATGTGAAAAGGGCAGATCGTTACCCAGCTGTTCTTTCTGCACTGGTGGTTTTGGCCGTCGGATGGCTTCAGCTGCTGCTGCCATTGCAACTGGGGGTGGCTGGGGAGGAACCCATGTACGCTGAACTGGCTGAACTGGTTGCTCTCTAGTTCGTATGCCATAAGACCCTCCATTGACTTCATTGTCTATCTCAGTAATTCTGGGATTTTTCCGCTGCTGCTGCTGCCACCGCGACACTGTACTGTCACCGTTTGACAGATAATTGAGCCCATTGTCCTGAATGCTGGAATTCAAACCTTCACTGCTTACTTGAGACTGAAGTACTTGGCTCGAGTTGTTTTGGGCCTGACCAACTTCCCAAGGCTGCCCCagaaaacacaaagtaaaaaatcatctccaagtATCAAAGCATGAAAACTGAATATCATTTACACTtggtgggaaaaggctttgttgttgtatacAAGTAATTCTGGTAACATTCCAAGATAATCTTTACGATTATGGTAAAATGaaaccattttcctttcttccaGAATCAAGATTTTGAAGGACATGCTTCTTAAATGATCCAAAAAAGTTTACTAATCAGGAGTGTTCGAATCCTCGTTTTAACCCACTGGAAACCAAAAATTGGTAGCCCAATTTCAAGTAACTGGCTTCAGAGGTGGAAACTATTATTTTCTATAGCTAAAATGATTTAATGCACTCAATGAGACTACATTAATCCATAACCCGTTACTGTTTCCTTTTACTGAACGGAGAAAGAGGAGAAGGTGAAAAACTCTCGAAAGCAATACCTTAGCTCTAGGTGCCAAGCGAGGATTTGATAGTTGCTGATTAGGGTTAGGGGGTGAATCATCAATATCCTGCATATAATCCAGAATGACAAAGAATTAGcatttaataataaataaataaacagatTTTAATATGAAAAAGGTTGAAAGAGTTTACTTTGACATTAGGAGGTTTCTCCCCTCTTTGTACCATGGCCATGATCTGCATTataataaaagttaaaaatgcGGTCAAGAAGTTAAATACATGATAATACTCTGGGGCCATAGACCTACAATTTGCAAACTCAATTTGCAGTTGGAATGATAAAGACTACCAGACAAGCAACaggttaaaaaatttcaaagtgGCCTGAAACGTAATTTTCAACCTCGTCAACTTATAATCTTTTAGACCTCCTGAATCATTCATGATTCATCCATTCTAACCATAGATTTGGCTACTCTTAATAACAAATTCGCGAGAGTTAAAGAGTAAACTGATAGCCCCTGGGAAATCCCATAAACCAGCTCTTCGAATCTACTGTCGCTGGATGACAGTCCAAACACAAGTTGAGAGAAACATAATAGTATTGCTAGATTATTTAATCACATCAAGTTTATATGTTCTCAGAACTCCTTCAAATATTATATGGGTTTTAAGGATAAAAGAGAAGCTCTAAATAATAGACCCATGTACTACACACCATTTCTTATGATAACATTTCCAAGCAATGGAAAGGCCATATAAAATTACTTACATCCATATAAGACTTTGGGTGAGGTGCAGCAGATGGTTCCATAGATGCAGCAGCAGTGGAAGATTGTACTGTACAGAGAAAATTGAAACAATATGAAGCAGAAATCAATATACATTAGAAAGattaaacaatcagaaatttgACAATtgattagaaaataataacctGAGCGCACGTCATACTCTGCCTTGCCATTCACATATTGTTGCTGTAAAACAGACATGATAACAGATTTTTAGAATAGATCTGGATATCATATTTCTATAGCGTTCCAATATCAATAAGAATTTCAAATTTATGCCTACTGTCAGATGACCTTTGAATTTGTGATAGCGATGTGATTGTCTTCATGATCAACAAGAGAGGTTCTTGAGGCTTTTGTTTCTCCTGATGGTTAGGGCGAAAGATGGCATAATCAAATAATCATCATCAGATTCCAATGTACAAACAAGAAGTTTCTGGttgcaaacaaaatgagatGCAACTGTTTTTTCGGCAGAACTATCAATTATAGCCACTTGATTAAACAATAAAGTACCTTCCAATTTCCGTATGGAATTGCTCATTGACTTCATTTCTTGCACTTGCACATCTAACAAACTCATGAGTTCCACGAAGTGTTTCCTCTCTGGCCCAAGTATAAACCATGGTGCAGCAATCATGAAAAGGTAATACTCATCAGTAtaagaaacaacaacaacaacaacaacaacaacaaagccttttcccactaagtggagtATAAGAAACAACAAtgataacaaaatataaattcaatCAAGACAGAGATAGGTTACGATGATTGGTGAAAGAAGATCACAATCCCACCTTCGGTCTTAGAATTCAGCATTTCCTGGATTACTTTTGCCACATCTGATGCTGCAGCTGCGGCTGTTTTAGCAGCTGCCGCAGCTTCTTCTGCTGAACTTGGTTTCATATCAACTTTGTTTTCAACGTCATTCTCATCTTCCAATACAACCTTACGTATCCAAGCCTTCAATCTAGGAATAAGAGATTTCTAAAACAAGGAACATGTTATTAGACAGCAATCAAGTTGGAACTATAGAGTGACAGAAGTCCTATGGTAAACTGGGTCAAGAAGCATATAAAAGCAATATAACATGAAGGACAAAATTAACATGTCATGATTGTAAAAGATTTGAGTACAAATACCTTAATTAATACAGCTGCTCCACAACCAGAGAGTGTTAGGAATCCTATGGCAAAAACGGCATCAAACCAGCGAAATTTATAGCCAGATAATGCACCCACAGGGGAAATGACTTTAGTGGGAGCAGCGGGTGACGGCTGCAAAGTTTGAGTTGTATTTTGTGCCTGAACATTTGACGATGTCTTCACCTGTCCATCTGCTACCAAAAAGCATATACAACCAAAATTATATAAACAGTTGACAACTTGACAAACTCAGTTCAAAACCAAAATACCAGGTTTTTGTGACGGCGTTACCTTGATTTCCAGTAGTTGCCTGCGTACCTGAAGGTGGGTCCTGAAATTTGCAAACAAACAATTTCAAACACGAAAAAAATGACAATTAACAATTAGCTTGAACACCAAGAATCAATCACTTACAGGCACACGCCGAAACGCTTCATCAATCTCTTCTTTTGTGAGACCCTTCTTCTCGAGAAAAGACCGTCTGTAAACAACAGGAGAGCCCCTAACTTTCGGGTGCGAAAGGAATTTCACAGCATTTTGCACTTGTTCCTCCCTCATTGGTTCGGAATTCACAAACACCGACGGTGTAGAACTTTGCTTAGCAGGGTCAGCCCCAGCATCTTGCTGACCCTCAATTGTGGGTTGAGCAAGCCCTGCTGCTCAAGTTAACAACCACAATTATAATTTTCACATAAATTAAACTAAAGCTAATTTTGCAAGAAGTGTGCTTTTTTTCATAGACCATCaatttattcaattaaaaacCAATCTCCAGGTTTTTATTCAATCAATTCCACCAGGTACTAAATTTCCCTAAGCAAATTATTcagtaaaataacaaaaatttacaTAACTAATAGAAAATTCAAATTGTTCAATCAATTTCCAATTGCATAACTTCCTCAGCAACTATATGAAcaataaacaagaaaattaaagtaaaaaagaaacaaatttgagaaaataagagagagggagggagagaaatGGCACCTGGGTTCTTCTCTTTGTCCTCCATCCTCCAACTGAATCACTCAGTACAGAGAGGATAAAAAAAAGTACCAGAaacagtgaaaaaaaaaaggaaaaataatcaACAAAAACTGAATAAAAAGcttgcaattaacaattaaaattgtgAGATTTTGATCAAGAAACAACTTACAGGAGACGTTGGAAATAGTGATGTCAGCGGAGAGCTAAGGTGGGCTTTTGCTCATCCCAAAGCACCTTGCTTTTcggaaggaaagagagagagtctgaAACTTTGCGAGGGGAGATTTGCTGATGCAGATAATTGTGTTTTTCCATCGGCTGCGGTGCTTTGTGGGAGTATGGGCTTTTATTTGGGCTTTGGATTATGGGCTGAATTTATTTGGACCCACGATTGGAAAGAAGGGCTAAAGAAACTCTTGGCCCAAGCCCAAAGGTTTTGGGGCTTGTTTTTAGTTGTCTTCTGTTGCTATGGGGCTCCTTTGTTAATTCTTTCTCCCGGCTTTCTTGGAACTGAAATCCAAAGACTTCCTGTAAGAGGATGGTATGATGGTTTATTACAGGTTTTGGGGATATGAATTGGATGAGCATATGGATGAGCCGGAATATGGATAGCGTAGTGTTTCGAGCCAGTACGAGGACCATTATGAGACTTTTGAGATCCGGGGCGATCTCAAAAATGTCTCTAACTTCATATAAGAAacattatttgttttcacatgTAAGATTTCGATAAAGTTATACTTTAGAAAAATACTTcgaactcaataatttagatacagaaaaaactaatttattttgtattgagagaaTGGAATCGAAAAACCtcgggcttacaagtagatagatgatgagtttttttttttcccttctatctgaaattttaaagtgtttttatataactcatgatgtgttttttcttatttactaaccttgtcaagatgagactaaaaaaataatcatatttTCGAATCTTTAGTTGATATATATAGGCAATGAATGAGACATGCATCCATTATTTCTTGAAGGCTAATGCTAGGGataccaaatttttaaaccaaattttgtaaactgcACGATGTTAGGGATGCCTAATATGCATCATTTATTACTTgaatgttgattaacatgcttatttcgtATTAGTGACACGTCATATGTGTTGCAAATTTGATCTACTCATTACTCTTTGTTGAAGtttagacttgaattggaatGAATGTCTAAAAATTGCAACCCACACAACTACTAGTTagcaattaaaaagaaattaacaaacaaacagaaattggtaaaaattgaaaagaataaaaaaaagcacATCGCATTTCAAACTTAAGACCtttcgttaattttaaacaacagaAACTATTACTTCTGATTAAAATTTTCTTGATCATTTAACCAAACTTTAAAAAGTTTATACTCTTACGAAAATAAActctaaaattttaaaatttagactcttatgaaaagaaattaataaaaatgaaaaataaaaaaacacacattattttttgaatttgagacctccttgttaattttaaacatcaTGAACCACCACTTCTACTTAAACTTCTTAACCATttgaccaaattttataaatttatactcttaaaaaaaattcgtAAAAATTAGAAAGTCAATAAACATATAGCGATTTGAACCTGGACattcttattaattttaaacaacataaACCACTAGTTATAGTTAAACTTCTTAGtcatttaaccaaattttataaatttatattcttatgaaattatatatgaatataacacccgaaataattttggtgcccccaaTATTTTTGGGCCACGGACGGTCGCCCAGCCCGCATTGAGCCTGGGGCGGCCACGAGTACGAGATTACTGATCGAAGACTCTTCAATTGAGATGGGCTAAAGACCTGCTAAGTAAGGGGTCAGATTTATCCCAACAGGAGCAAGAGTAAAATAATTAGGCCGCgcttggtatttttttttttcaccaaaacttcTTTACCTCAAAGTTAAGCAATAAAAAgtgtttataaaaaataaaacatcttGCTTATCTTAAAAGTAATAGTTTCCTgattacaatttaaaaaaacaacatgtagattgtgtttttaaaaaCTACTTTGATAAAAAAACTGAGTTGAatctttaataaatattttgaattcTTATAATACCctcattaattttttaaaaataacatTATTTGCCCCATTTTAGACACATTATGTCAACCTCACTACATACCCTGACAACAACCATAATTGCCAAAGTTGTTGCCGCCACCACTATTGTCACCACAACTCAACTACGACCACAATTGCCATCATCGATCGttgaaatattttattatattttaatattatttatgttgtttgaTCGTAACTAAGTACCAAATTTTACGAAACCTAACATGAAAAGAAAGAGATAAAAATAGGACCGCATTTTGTCAATAACTTGTGAATGAAAGACTTCAATCGATTCATTACTTTTTCTTAAtagaacaaaaaacaaaaaggacaAATGCTTGAAACTTGAAAGGACATGTCACATAATCCAAATGGACATGCACTGCTTGAAACTAGAATATTTGTTTGCTTTtcttaataaaacaaaaaataaagaggaaaactaatgaaaatgacttgaaaactttgagttttaacgataatgacaaaataaagggtaaagtgaataatatcaatattaactttttagtgtaaaaatatgatttttcgttaaaataaaaagtatcgggagcttttcgttaaagttcaaaaaaaagaaaaaaaaagaacaaatgcTTGAAACTTGAAAGAACATGTCACATAATCCAAATGGACATGAACTGCTTGAAACTAGAATCTTTGTTTGCATCATGGGGCATGTCACACACACGTGTTGTAATGCCACTAAACATCTGACCAAAAACCATCTCTCTTTCGAAACCAATACCACGAGTTACTTATCAATTCAGAATCAACCAATTATAAGTTTCAAATACAAACTTACGATTTAATTGTAATGTAATATGTTTATTTGATTGTTAAGTGATGACATGATAAATATAAGCCCACATTCATTTTTTATGTTGTGGAACTTTGCATAGGGGGTCTAACGGTGGcttaggatttttaccacctacaaaagtagggataacAACACTTAAATCCTTACAAGAGTATAAGGTAACTGTAGTATAGTCGGCTCTAGCAAGATCGTTCTCCAcatggattgaatgaataactTATGTCAataccaaatcttaattaattatttaaaaacaaagtttggaagaggttgattttatgacctaaaatattaaaaactaatttaattaaaaacaattaaataaattggcaaagtaaaggaaacaaaagaaaatagttttgaaaatcaaTTTGAGCATTAGGGTTCCGCCATCACCTTAACAATCTTACGCAGTTCTTCCAATCACTTTTGAATTacccatgcatattttgaaggttaggttttcctaaagtatatcctacttggaacctccaacataaaatgtatatctaacatgcaatccgtctgtggtgttcagatcgaatgtgaacatgcaagactcattaagttttgtgaaaaccttttgaaaaaaaccatgcaacccttaagacgtgtcgtccatcctaagaagttacacataCTAACCACAAGAAACCttagttaattagttaattCCAAGGACAACCtccgccaaaattgcatcaaattactttttaaAATATCTTAATGGTAGCCAATCACTAAGACAAATAGATAGTTTTaaccggtgattaacaattcaaaacttgcatgcgtaatatcataagtaaattgaaaagaaactacatattcttgctaaggctcgtggcTTCATCCTAGCAAACGAAATTAGTTatgaacaatcataaaacaaaataatattaaaagcatggatagaaaacaccttgaaaataaacttgaattgtcaaaaactctctaaactgAATTCTCCAAAGTAGCACCTTCTCTCTAAAGTAATGCGTTCGTctccctaatggctaaatagccttatttatactactagaaaataaaaccctacctaTAAAAGGTATTagataaaactaggaaacataataaaataataaactatcaaataaaaggtttcctacttAAATTGAAATTCAGACTTCATAGAAGATCCAACTTTTGACCAAacaaatcaactccgatttggtcccaaaaggtcTATTTTAAAGCTTGAGATGTCCCTAACAAATCCTCAGAAGTAATCTTctcaaaatatgccatcttgacattcaaaatacccaaaacatcCAAAAATGTCAATCTGGGAAAGCTGCGCTCTAGGCCTTTATTTCATTGCCACGGCCAAACgccttggtagaaaaatctgaaactttgaTACGAATAAGTCTACAGACTCACAAACATCCTCgaattggaattactccaaaattcatcaatttgatcatgttttgccccagaggaagtcgaaagtcctacattaataatataaaccaaagtatcaaaattctcacaaaataactaataaattataactaagaatagggtaaaatatatagtataatatcgacTCATTAGTGGCTCGCTTGCTACATATTGTCGTCAAaccgaggagagagagaaaaaagaaggtGGTCACCAGTATTAATAGGAGGGTGGGGATggtgtttaattatttatacCTATCCAACAagaaaatttgtaattaaaccttttttatttgtttttaatccACATGTGGCAAAGTTGGAATCCACGTCATTACTTAACGGTTAATTTATCAGATTTTCTTATggatgtatgacattgcaactAAATCGTAAGTTTGTTTATGAGATtgcaatgttttaaagatgataTATCGGTTGTAATTGCCCTCAAACTTGAGAGTGCCAAATATAATTTACCCTATGAAATATAACAAACCAACACCTTAAGGGTAGTTTACGAataaaattgaggttccactataaaactaattggcaatattGAGAGTAactcaacctcttataagctctTGAAAGGTCTTTTTTTCTCGATGTAAGATGGATACTCAACACAACCTGTCACGTGTGTCAAATTTTCAAGCATATCATATGGACAACACAAAAGAAGTGACGCGAAGTGTGGCCGTTAAGCATCACACGAGAGACAACCTACTCTAATAATACTATAAAAAAAGTTAAGATtataccataaaaccaattgattttataatgCAACCCCAACAACTTTTTTTCAGTTTATAAATGCCTCTTCGTCCTAATTTATAGATGCATATAAGAAGCGAATTAGGAAAACAAcaaaatacttaaaagaaaaaatttatttgatcTCTGCACCAGCTTAAAAACTCCTTTAATAAAATTCCAACTTTGccttgaaataattttttttttaacaattagaACAAGCCACCATCGTATAAAACACATTGGAGGTTTCACGTTGCCCAGCAAACCAGGAGacccttcctttttttcttttttttttggcgaaCACAATCGAAACTCTGATGAATCCAATAGATGCTCTgctttctttcttgttttttatgCCAACTTGGATTCGATCAATCAATCAAGAAAGAGGCATGTATGAATTGATGTTGACGGTTCTTCTCGAGGTTAtgagaaggagaaatttttaattgtgacgggaatataagtggtataccacgtgttttaataaaagtcgtggaaaattttattttttaagttattaactttttagcacacatatctcacaTTTTGTATAATGATATGTAATGTTTCATCTCATGTAccggtcacactaaaaaatatttCTTACAAAAACATTGTTAACCTTTttctataaaattaaaaaaattaaagaaaacaaataaagcaaTAAACCCACAAGAACTCATCACCCCGACAACCACCCCTCGCCCCAATCGCCTACCGTTTCAACCTTAATCGCCGACCCTTTTCGCTCCCAATCGCTGGCCTCTATATTCACCAAACCATCAtcgtcatcttcttcttttgggtCAAATCAAAAACCCAGTTTAGGCTCCCACAACCCACCGGTACTAGGTCGTCTTCTTTGTCGTCAACCTCATCCTCCTTACCATACTGGTTATGGGTTTGTTTGTATTGAATTGGCGGAAGAGAGGATTGTGGGTTCTGGGTTTTTTGGGTTGAATTAGCGGCAGAGACAGAGACTATTTGGGAGGACGTCTTAGGATTGTGGGTTCTTTTACAGGTTGGGAGATTGAGGACTGTGATAAGTGATTGGATTGATAGGGTTGATTAGGACGATAAGGATCATGAGTTTCCACGGGGTTTAAGGGCTTCTTTTGAAGGATTGCAGGAGATTAGGGGAAGGAATGCAGGGAGATTGGGGATGATGAGGTTCAacattgggttttttttattttatagttttttaatttttatgcaaAGTAATAGTGTAAAGTTTTAAAGTTAAGTGGAGGATAAGTGTCACAAAACTAAAGAAAAGACACTTTTACTGTAGTGATGGTCTTCCTTATCCTCATTAGCCGTTTGTGGTGGGTTGGGGTGACACTTTTACTGTGTGTAAGTGTCTGTGGTTCGTATCCCCGCTCACTGCTTTGTTTTCTGTAGTGATGGTCTTCCTTGTCCTCATTAGCCGTTTGTGGTGGGTTGGGGTGACACTTTTACTGTGTGTAAGTGTCTGTGGTTTGTATCCCCGCTCACTGCTTTGTTTTCTGTAGTGATGGTCTTCCTTGTCCTCATTAGCCGTTTGTGGTGGGTTGGGGTGACACTTTTACTGTGTGTAAGTGTCTGTGGTTTGTATCCCCGCTCACTGCTTTGCTTTGTGTTTAGTTTCGTTGTGTTTGCCTCGGAGTAGGCTTTCTTGTTTCTGTTTGGCTTCTTAGCCTTgggttgttcaaaaaaaaaaaaaagaagacacaTAGAAGACACATAATTCGGGACAACAAACTTGAGGCCTGGTTATTAGGTGTTGAGAGAAAAACActatctttattttctttttcctatttattagggaactttaacgaaaaacttccggtactgttcaatttaatgaaaaatcacatttttacactaaaaagtcaatcctagtactattcattttaccatttattttgtttatcgttaaaactcaaagttttcaagccattttcgttagttttccttatttattAAGGGCAAATTTATAAGTTGGGTTGAAAAAAATGTTAAGTTGGTTGTAAAGATAAGACAAATGGgcctaaaaaaatttcaatactGAAAATGTCTTAAAATCTTTAAAATATTGATAAAACAAAGTATGCGATAGAATATTCCAGCTTACAAAGTTCATATATCACATTCGAAACAGCTAGTCATAGACCCAAATGGGACCAAGTCTGCAAAGCTTGCCTTATTTGTGCTTTTTTATTTGGTTCATGTGATCTACATAAAACAATAACCAAACCATTTCCTCCAAATTTATAGACACAACATGTGACATATAGTGCATGTATAAAGTTCCACCAATTCGAATAAATAGAATACTTATGTTAA
Encoded proteins:
- the LOC103437718 gene encoding peroxisomal membrane protein PEX14-like isoform X1; this translates as MEDKEKNPAGLAQPTIEGQQDAGADPAKQSSTPSVFVNSEPMREEQVQNAVKFLSHPKVRGSPVVYRRSFLEKKGLTKEEIDEAFRRVPDPPSGTQATTGNQADGQVKTSSNVQAQNTTQTLQPSPAAPTKVISPVGALSGYKFRWFDAVFAIGFLTLSGCGAAVLIKKSLIPRLKAWIRKVVLEDENDVENKVDMKPSSAEEAAAAAKTAAAAASDVAKVIQEMLNSKTEERKHFVELMSLLDVQVQEMKSMSNSIRKLEGETKASRTSLVDHEDNHIAITNSKQQYVNGKAEYDVRSVQSSTAAASMEPSAAPHPKSYMDIMAMVQRGEKPPNVKDIDDSPPNPNQQLSNPRLAPRAKPWEVGQAQNNSSQVLQSQVSSEGLNSSIQDNGLNYLSNGDSTVSRWQQQQRKNPRITEIDNEVNGGSYGIRTREQPVQPVQRTWVPPQPPPVAMAAAAEAIRRPKPPVQKEQLGNDLPFSHPSEVTDGPSQGTDELQRITKIAESGGAPEQINGSSPLGSTTEIQEEEVSY
- the LOC103437718 gene encoding peroxisomal membrane protein PEX14-like isoform X2, producing MEDKEKNPAGLAQPTIEGQQDAGADPAKQSSTPSVFVNSEPMREEQVQNAVKFLSHPKVRGSPVVYRRSFLEKKGLTKEEIDEAFRRVPDPPSGTQATTGNQDGQVKTSSNVQAQNTTQTLQPSPAAPTKVISPVGALSGYKFRWFDAVFAIGFLTLSGCGAAVLIKKSLIPRLKAWIRKVVLEDENDVENKVDMKPSSAEEAAAAAKTAAAAASDVAKVIQEMLNSKTEERKHFVELMSLLDVQVQEMKSMSNSIRKLEGETKASRTSLVDHEDNHIAITNSKQQYVNGKAEYDVRSVQSSTAAASMEPSAAPHPKSYMDIMAMVQRGEKPPNVKDIDDSPPNPNQQLSNPRLAPRAKPWEVGQAQNNSSQVLQSQVSSEGLNSSIQDNGLNYLSNGDSTVSRWQQQQRKNPRITEIDNEVNGGSYGIRTREQPVQPVQRTWVPPQPPPVAMAAAAEAIRRPKPPVQKEQLGNDLPFSHPSEVTDGPSQGTDELQRITKIAESGGAPEQINGSSPLGSTTEIQEEEVSY
- the LOC103437718 gene encoding peroxisomal membrane protein PEX14-like isoform X4, coding for MEDKEKNPGLAQPTIEGQQDAGADPAKQSSTPSVFVNSEPMREEQVQNAVKFLSHPKVRGSPVVYRRSFLEKKGLTKEEIDEAFRRVPDPPSGTQATTGNQDGQVKTSSNVQAQNTTQTLQPSPAAPTKVISPVGALSGYKFRWFDAVFAIGFLTLSGCGAAVLIKKSLIPRLKAWIRKVVLEDENDVENKVDMKPSSAEEAAAAAKTAAAAASDVAKVIQEMLNSKTEERKHFVELMSLLDVQVQEMKSMSNSIRKLEGETKASRTSLVDHEDNHIAITNSKQQYVNGKAEYDVRSVQSSTAAASMEPSAAPHPKSYMDIMAMVQRGEKPPNVKDIDDSPPNPNQQLSNPRLAPRAKPWEVGQAQNNSSQVLQSQVSSEGLNSSIQDNGLNYLSNGDSTVSRWQQQQRKNPRITEIDNEVNGGSYGIRTREQPVQPVQRTWVPPQPPPVAMAAAAEAIRRPKPPVQKEQLGNDLPFSHPSEVTDGPSQGTDELQRITKIAESGGAPEQINGSSPLGSTTEIQEEEVSY
- the LOC103437718 gene encoding peroxisomal membrane protein PEX14-like isoform X3, whose product is MEDKEKNPGLAQPTIEGQQDAGADPAKQSSTPSVFVNSEPMREEQVQNAVKFLSHPKVRGSPVVYRRSFLEKKGLTKEEIDEAFRRVPDPPSGTQATTGNQADGQVKTSSNVQAQNTTQTLQPSPAAPTKVISPVGALSGYKFRWFDAVFAIGFLTLSGCGAAVLIKKSLIPRLKAWIRKVVLEDENDVENKVDMKPSSAEEAAAAAKTAAAAASDVAKVIQEMLNSKTEERKHFVELMSLLDVQVQEMKSMSNSIRKLEGETKASRTSLVDHEDNHIAITNSKQQYVNGKAEYDVRSVQSSTAAASMEPSAAPHPKSYMDIMAMVQRGEKPPNVKDIDDSPPNPNQQLSNPRLAPRAKPWEVGQAQNNSSQVLQSQVSSEGLNSSIQDNGLNYLSNGDSTVSRWQQQQRKNPRITEIDNEVNGGSYGIRTREQPVQPVQRTWVPPQPPPVAMAAAAEAIRRPKPPVQKEQLGNDLPFSHPSEVTDGPSQGTDELQRITKIAESGGAPEQINGSSPLGSTTEIQEEEVSY